Proteins found in one Kineosporia sp. NBRC 101731 genomic segment:
- a CDS encoding pitrilysin family protein, producing the protein MTATPLPLVAAGASGSSQIIAGEDGGAIVRRTVLPGGVRVLSEAMPGLRSATIGFWVGVGSRDETTGHHGSTHFLEHLLFKGTSRRTAMDIATAFDRVGGESNAVTGKEHTCYYARVLDDDLPMAVDVLCDMVTGAKLDADDVESERGVILEELAMNDDDPADVVHERFAELVLGQHPLGRPIGGTPETIRAVVRDNIVDHYAEHYRPPGLVVTVAGGVDHDRVCELVSASLARSGWALEAGHTPKARRDVSLPEREEAQLSVDGAPHRLVVVNRHTEQAHVVAGTTSLVATDPRRYAMSVLNAVLGGGMSSRLFQEIREQRGLAYSVYSFASGYSDGGYFGLYAGCTPARVDEVIALMVAELRRLAADGVPEEELFRAHGQLAGGLVLGLEDTGSRMSRLGKAELVHGEYLGLDKALTRIRSVSAQDVQDLATDLASRPLSLSVVGPFEENRPFRVG; encoded by the coding sequence GTGACGGCGACTCCTCTGCCGCTGGTCGCAGCGGGAGCCTCCGGATCGTCCCAGATCATCGCTGGGGAGGACGGCGGCGCCATCGTGCGCCGTACCGTTCTCCCCGGCGGGGTCCGGGTACTGTCCGAGGCCATGCCCGGCCTGCGCTCGGCCACGATCGGTTTCTGGGTCGGGGTCGGTTCGCGCGACGAGACCACCGGGCACCACGGTTCCACGCATTTCCTCGAGCATCTGCTGTTCAAGGGCACGAGCCGGCGCACGGCGATGGACATCGCCACCGCGTTCGACCGGGTGGGCGGTGAGTCGAACGCCGTCACGGGCAAGGAGCACACCTGCTACTACGCCCGGGTGCTCGATGACGACCTGCCGATGGCTGTCGACGTGCTCTGCGACATGGTGACGGGCGCCAAACTCGACGCCGATGACGTGGAGAGCGAGCGGGGGGTCATCCTCGAGGAACTTGCGATGAACGACGACGATCCCGCGGACGTCGTGCACGAGCGGTTCGCCGAGCTCGTCCTGGGGCAGCATCCCCTGGGCCGGCCCATCGGTGGCACGCCCGAGACGATCCGCGCCGTCGTGCGCGACAACATCGTCGACCACTACGCCGAGCACTACCGGCCTCCGGGCCTGGTCGTCACGGTGGCCGGGGGCGTCGACCACGACCGGGTCTGCGAGCTGGTCTCCGCCAGCCTCGCCCGGTCCGGCTGGGCGCTCGAGGCGGGTCACACTCCGAAGGCGCGGCGCGACGTCTCTCTCCCCGAGCGGGAGGAGGCGCAGCTCTCCGTCGACGGTGCCCCGCACCGGCTCGTCGTGGTGAACCGGCACACCGAGCAGGCACACGTCGTGGCCGGCACCACCTCGCTGGTCGCCACGGATCCCCGCCGTTACGCGATGTCCGTGCTCAACGCCGTGCTCGGTGGCGGCATGAGCAGCCGGCTGTTCCAGGAGATCCGTGAGCAGCGCGGCCTAGCCTACTCGGTCTACTCGTTCGCGAGCGGCTACTCGGACGGCGGTTACTTCGGTCTCTACGCGGGCTGCACCCCGGCGCGCGTCGACGAGGTCATCGCCCTGATGGTCGCCGAGCTGCGGCGTCTGGCGGCCGACGGCGTGCCGGAGGAAGAGCTGTTCCGGGCCCACGGCCAGCTGGCCGGCGGTCTGGTGCTGGGCCTAGAGGACACCGGTTCGCGCATGTCCCGTCTGGGCAAGGCAGAACTGGTGCACGGCGAGTACCTGGGCCTGGACAAGGCACTGACCCGGATCCGTTCGGTCAGTGCGCAGGACGTGCAGGACCTCGCCACCGACCTGGCCTCCCGTCCGCTGTCCCTGTCGGTGGTGGGCCCCTTCGAGGAGAACCGCCCCTTCCGGGTCGGCTGA
- the dapA gene encoding 4-hydroxy-tetrahydrodipicolinate synthase, which produces MPVEPVTRSFGSVGVAMVTPFTDTGELDLDVAQSLATHLVEGGCDALVVSGTTGESPTTSDVEKEQLLRAVVEAVGSRAVIIAGVGTNDTAHTLELSRQAAKAGAHGLLAVTPYYSKPSQAGLIAHFTAVADATGLPVMLYDIPGRSGIPIQTETLLQLAEHPRIVAVKDAKDDLYAGSWLLDRTGLEVYSGSDQLNLPWLSIGGSGMISVVGHVAAAQYRRMVEAVDAGDLVTARRINSEVLPAVRGVMTRAQGAVMAKAALELMGVLPNRTVRLPQTAATNEEVALLRSDLEEAKLL; this is translated from the coding sequence ATGCCCGTGGAACCTGTCACCCGTTCGTTCGGTTCTGTCGGCGTGGCCATGGTCACGCCCTTCACCGACACCGGGGAACTCGATCTGGACGTCGCCCAGAGCCTGGCGACGCACCTAGTCGAGGGCGGGTGCGACGCCCTGGTGGTCTCCGGCACCACCGGTGAGTCGCCCACCACGAGCGACGTGGAGAAGGAACAGCTCCTGCGGGCGGTCGTGGAGGCGGTCGGGTCGCGCGCGGTGATCATCGCGGGTGTCGGCACCAACGACACGGCCCACACCCTCGAGCTGAGCCGCCAGGCCGCCAAGGCCGGGGCCCACGGCCTGCTGGCCGTGACGCCCTACTACTCGAAGCCCTCGCAGGCCGGCCTGATCGCGCATTTCACCGCGGTCGCCGACGCGACCGGGCTACCCGTGATGCTGTACGACATCCCGGGCCGGTCGGGCATCCCGATCCAGACCGAGACCCTCCTGCAGCTGGCCGAGCACCCGCGCATCGTCGCGGTGAAAGACGCCAAGGACGACCTGTACGCCGGGTCCTGGCTGCTCGACCGGACGGGTCTCGAGGTGTACTCGGGCTCCGATCAGCTGAACCTGCCCTGGCTCAGCATCGGCGGCTCCGGCATGATCAGTGTTGTCGGCCATGTCGCGGCCGCGCAGTACCGGCGAATGGTTGAGGCCGTTGACGCAGGTGACCTGGTCACCGCGCGACGGATCAACTCCGAGGTACTGCCTGCGGTCCGTGGCGTCATGACTCGCGCACAGGGCGCGGTGATGGCGAAGGCTGCCCTGGAACTCATGGGTGTACTGCCCAACAGAACAGTACGACTGCCGCAGACGGCGGCGACGAACGAGGAGGTAGCGCTGCTGCGCAGCGACCTCGAGGAGGCAAAACTTCTTTGA
- a CDS encoding HAD-IA family hydrolase — protein MADNVSLGPLAGRTFAAVLFDMDGTLIDSTPAVERSWLRWADEFGVHLTGFGSWHGIPAAQIVTRFLPEEQWETAVRRIEEIETQDVEGIVVLPGAADALAALAPSGRSAIATSCVRNLALARIGVTGLVPPPVLVTADMVKVGKPDPEPYRLAAQRLGVNATDCLVVEDAPAGLASGRNAGAARLALATTHPAGALEAEAVVKDLSAVRFVVTGEGARVVPA, from the coding sequence GTGGCCGACAACGTTTCCCTGGGTCCGCTGGCCGGGCGCACCTTCGCCGCCGTCCTGTTTGACATGGACGGCACGCTGATCGACTCCACCCCCGCGGTGGAGCGTTCCTGGCTGCGCTGGGCCGACGAGTTCGGGGTCCACCTGACCGGTTTCGGAAGCTGGCACGGCATCCCGGCAGCACAGATCGTGACGCGGTTCCTGCCCGAGGAACAGTGGGAGACCGCCGTGCGCCGCATCGAGGAGATCGAGACCCAGGACGTCGAGGGCATCGTGGTGCTGCCCGGCGCCGCCGACGCCCTGGCCGCGCTGGCCCCTTCGGGCCGTTCGGCGATCGCCACGTCCTGTGTGCGGAACCTGGCCCTGGCGCGGATCGGGGTCACCGGTCTGGTCCCGCCGCCGGTTCTGGTGACCGCGGACATGGTGAAGGTGGGAAAGCCCGACCCGGAGCCCTACCGGCTGGCGGCGCAGCGTCTGGGGGTGAACGCCACGGACTGTCTGGTGGTGGAGGACGCACCGGCCGGCCTGGCTTCCGGCCGCAACGCCGGCGCGGCCCGGCTCGCGCTCGCGACCACGCACCCGGCCGGCGCACTGGAGGCCGAGGCCGTGGTGAAGGACCTCTCCGCCGTGCGTTTCGTGGTGACCGGCGAGGGCGCACGGGTCGTCCCGGCCTGA
- a CDS encoding ethanolamine ammonia-lyase subunit EutB produces the protein MGVYTQTSRGTTYRFDGLVELMAKATPARSGDELAGCAAGSDAERVAAQLALADVPLVQFLQEPLVPYETDEVTRLILDTHDAVAFEPVKSLTVGAFRDWLLELTPRAEAGSVLSALAPGLTPEMVAAVSKLMRNQDLIAVARATRVTTGFRSTVGLPGRLATRLQPNHPTDDLRGIAAATLDGLLLGCGDAVIGVNPAGDSPQTCADLLHLLDGIRSEYEIPTQTCVLTHVTTTIGLIEAGVPVDLVFQSVAGTQAANEGFGVSLSMLQEGYEAGLSLARGTVGQNVMYMETGQGSALSADAHRGVGGRPVDQQTLEARAYAVCREYKPLLVNTVVGFIGPEYLYDGKQIIRAGLEDHFCGKLLGLPMGVDVCYTNHAEADQDDMDNLLTLLGVAGCSFVIAVPGADDVMLGYQSTSFHDALYARQALGLRPAPEFEAWLGKMQMMDDDGRVLPVEASSSALRALTGVAR, from the coding sequence ATGGGCGTTTACACGCAGACGAGCAGAGGCACGACGTACCGGTTCGACGGGCTGGTCGAGCTGATGGCGAAGGCCACGCCGGCGCGCTCGGGTGATGAGCTGGCCGGATGTGCCGCCGGCAGCGATGCCGAGCGGGTGGCAGCGCAACTGGCGCTGGCCGACGTCCCCCTGGTGCAGTTTCTCCAGGAACCGCTGGTGCCGTACGAGACGGACGAGGTCACGCGGCTCATTCTCGACACGCATGACGCGGTGGCGTTCGAGCCGGTGAAGTCACTGACGGTGGGGGCGTTCCGGGACTGGCTGCTGGAGCTGACGCCGCGTGCTGAAGCGGGTTCGGTGCTGAGTGCGCTCGCCCCCGGGCTGACCCCGGAGATGGTGGCCGCGGTCAGCAAACTCATGCGCAACCAGGACCTCATCGCGGTGGCGAGGGCGACCCGGGTGACCACGGGGTTCCGGTCGACGGTGGGGTTGCCGGGCCGGCTGGCGACCCGGTTGCAGCCCAACCATCCCACCGACGACCTGCGGGGTATTGCCGCCGCGACCCTCGACGGGCTGCTGCTCGGCTGCGGTGACGCGGTGATCGGCGTGAACCCGGCGGGCGACTCGCCGCAGACCTGCGCCGATCTGCTGCACCTGCTCGACGGGATTCGCTCGGAGTACGAGATTCCTACGCAGACCTGCGTTCTCACGCACGTGACGACCACGATCGGATTGATCGAGGCCGGGGTGCCGGTCGACCTGGTGTTCCAGTCGGTGGCGGGTACGCAGGCGGCGAACGAGGGGTTCGGCGTCTCGCTGTCGATGCTGCAGGAGGGCTACGAGGCGGGGTTGTCGCTGGCCCGGGGGACGGTCGGCCAGAACGTCATGTACATGGAGACCGGACAGGGGTCGGCGCTGTCGGCAGACGCCCACCGAGGTGTGGGGGGCCGGCCCGTGGACCAGCAGACCCTCGAGGCCAGGGCCTACGCGGTGTGCCGGGAGTACAAGCCGTTGCTCGTCAACACCGTGGTCGGGTTCATCGGGCCGGAGTACCTGTACGACGGCAAGCAGATCATCCGGGCCGGGCTGGAAGACCACTTCTGCGGCAAGCTGCTCGGCCTGCCGATGGGCGTCGACGTCTGTTACACCAACCACGCCGAGGCCGACCAGGACGACATGGACAACCTGCTGACCCTGCTCGGTGTCGCCGGTTGCTCGTTCGTCATCGCGGTCCCCGGGGCCGACGACGTGATGCTCGGCTACCAGAGCACGTCCTTCCACGACGCGCTCTACGCCCGGCAGGCACTCGGGTTACGTCCCGCCCCGGAGTTCGAGGCCTGGCTGGGGAAGATGCAGATGATGGACGACGACGGTCGGGTACTGCCGGTCGAGGCGTCGTCCTCCGCCCTGAGGGCCCTGACGGGAGTGGCTCGGTGA
- a CDS encoding MarR family transcriptional regulator, giving the protein MAPPEPVHPHGHLIWRLSLRWRVAVDRALTPLGLTHAQYVALASLSALSTDGHAPSQRILADHTGLEPLYVSKLARGLEAAGLITREPDPADTRAVRLSLTPAGAEVTEKAVDVVRHLVAQLLEPLGGPESPRARQFREDLNTLLDLAPEPEGAAP; this is encoded by the coding sequence ATGGCTCCTCCGGAACCGGTCCACCCGCACGGTCACCTGATCTGGCGGCTCTCCCTGCGCTGGCGGGTGGCCGTCGACCGGGCCCTGACCCCGCTCGGCCTGACCCACGCCCAGTACGTCGCCCTGGCGTCGCTCTCCGCCCTGAGCACCGACGGCCATGCGCCCAGCCAGCGCATTCTCGCCGACCACACCGGCCTGGAGCCGCTCTACGTCTCCAAGCTGGCCCGAGGGCTCGAGGCGGCCGGGCTGATCACGCGTGAGCCCGACCCGGCCGACACCCGCGCGGTCCGGCTCTCCCTCACTCCGGCGGGAGCCGAGGTCACGGAAAAGGCCGTGGACGTCGTCCGCCATCTCGTCGCCCAGTTGCTGGAACCCCTCGGCGGCCCGGAAAGCCCTCGTGCCCGGCAGTTCCGCGAAGACCTCAACACCCTGCTCGATCTCGCACCGGAACCCGAAGGAGCAGCACCATGA
- the dapB gene encoding 4-hydroxy-tetrahydrodipicolinate reductase — translation MTAVAVIGAAGRMGKATCEAVEAAGDLTLSARIGRGDDLLAGIKGADVAVVMTPPDGVDDVVATCVEQGVHAVVGTTGWTAGGLAKVRAALEKSPSTGVLLAPNFALGAVLLMRFAAEAAQHFESVEVVELHHPNKADAPSGTARHTATKIAEARREAGLAPSPDATTSALDGARGADVDGVRVHAVRLRGLVAHEEVLLGNVGEQLTIRHDSFDRISFMPGVLLAVRQIADRPGLVQGLENYL, via the coding sequence GTGACAGCGGTAGCAGTGATCGGCGCGGCCGGTCGGATGGGCAAGGCCACCTGCGAAGCGGTGGAGGCCGCCGGCGATCTGACGCTCAGTGCGCGGATCGGCCGGGGCGACGACCTTCTCGCCGGGATCAAGGGGGCCGACGTCGCGGTCGTCATGACCCCGCCCGACGGGGTGGACGACGTGGTCGCCACGTGTGTCGAGCAGGGCGTGCACGCGGTGGTCGGCACCACCGGCTGGACCGCTGGAGGTCTGGCGAAGGTTCGTGCGGCGCTGGAGAAGTCGCCGTCCACCGGGGTTCTGCTGGCGCCGAACTTCGCGCTCGGAGCGGTGCTGCTCATGCGTTTCGCGGCCGAGGCGGCCCAGCACTTCGAGTCGGTCGAGGTGGTGGAGCTGCACCACCCGAACAAGGCCGACGCTCCCTCGGGCACGGCCCGGCACACCGCCACGAAGATCGCCGAGGCGCGCCGTGAGGCCGGACTGGCGCCGTCGCCGGATGCCACCACGTCGGCCCTCGACGGTGCCCGCGGTGCGGACGTCGACGGGGTGCGGGTGCATGCGGTGCGACTGCGCGGCCTGGTGGCCCACGAAGAGGTGCTGCTCGGTAACGTGGGGGAGCAGCTGACGATTCGCCACGACAGCTTCGACCGGATCTCGTTCATGCCGGGAGTGCTGCTGGCCGTGCGCCAGATCGCGGACCGCCCGGGTCTGGTGCAGGGGCTCGAGAACTATCTGTAG
- a CDS encoding thymidylate synthase, with the protein MKSTQYEDLLRHVMATGVTKSDRTGTGTRSVFGHQMRFSMRDGFPLITTKKVHFKSVAVELLWFLRGDSNISWLHENGVSIWDEWASPEGELGPVYGVQWRSWPKPDGGHVDQIADLVQTIRTNPDSRRMIVSAWNVAEIENMALPPCHLLFQFYVANGELSVQVYQRSADLFLGVPFNIASYALLLHLVAQQTGLVPGELIWTGGDCHIYDNHVDQVAEQLGRDVRPFAELKVRKAASLFDYTYEDLELVGYDPHPLIRGQVAV; encoded by the coding sequence ATGAAGTCGACGCAGTACGAAGACCTGCTCAGGCACGTGATGGCCACCGGCGTCACCAAGTCCGACCGGACCGGTACCGGCACGCGCAGCGTCTTCGGTCACCAGATGCGCTTTTCCATGCGCGACGGCTTCCCGCTGATCACCACGAAGAAGGTGCACTTCAAATCGGTGGCGGTCGAGCTGCTCTGGTTCCTGCGCGGCGACTCGAACATCAGCTGGCTGCACGAGAACGGCGTCAGCATCTGGGACGAGTGGGCCTCCCCGGAGGGTGAGCTCGGCCCGGTGTACGGCGTGCAGTGGCGCTCGTGGCCGAAACCCGACGGGGGCCACGTCGACCAGATCGCCGACCTGGTGCAGACCATCCGCACCAACCCCGACTCGCGCCGCATGATCGTGTCGGCCTGGAACGTCGCCGAGATCGAGAACATGGCGCTGCCGCCGTGCCACCTGTTGTTCCAGTTCTACGTCGCGAACGGCGAGCTGAGCGTGCAGGTCTACCAGCGCAGCGCCGACCTGTTCCTCGGCGTGCCGTTCAACATCGCCAGTTATGCCCTGCTGCTGCACCTGGTCGCCCAGCAGACCGGTCTTGTCCCGGGCGAGCTGATCTGGACCGGTGGCGACTGCCACATCTACGACAACCACGTCGATCAGGTGGCCGAACAGCTGGGTCGCGACGTGCGTCCGTTCGCCGAACTGAAGGTCCGCAAGGCAGCGAGTCTCTTCGACTACACCTACGAAGACCTCGAGCTGGTCGGGTACGACCCGCACCCGCTGATCCGCGGCCAGGTGGCGGTGTGA
- a CDS encoding heparan-alpha-glucosaminide N-acetyltransferase domain-containing protein — MTGTPPSPPEATTTGTSASLAPRLTGIDIARSFALFGMMATHVLSGSESDTGAMGVVHDIAGGRAAALFAVLAGLGLALASGGDRPTAEKVSRVRRTTLVRSGALVVLGLTLGLVDTPVAIILAYYGLLFLVAVPVLARGPRSLAAAAVLGAVVTPAISYWLRGAGGLDEHSGSNLSWRSLTDVTSVVRHLLLTGYYPVLTWTTYLFAGLAIGRLALRKPRVAGAVASTGAVLAAGAWLVSEFAVRAGGGFATLVTGDLLSRYSADGQTPNDGFYGTTPVNDPWWLLVRVAHSGSITDLVHTTGTSMLVIGLTLLVVHALGRRGERPAIARVPLHMLAAAGSMTLTLYCLHVLAVGFNSSGDLVPPWPYLVLNVVGAIVIALLWGAPRRRGPIEDMIATAAAGTVTSYR, encoded by the coding sequence ATGACCGGCACGCCCCCGTCTCCCCCGGAGGCCACGACCACCGGGACCTCCGCGTCCTTGGCTCCGCGTCTCACCGGGATCGACATCGCCCGCTCGTTCGCACTGTTCGGGATGATGGCCACGCACGTGCTGTCCGGCAGCGAGTCGGACACGGGCGCGATGGGCGTGGTGCACGACATTGCCGGGGGCCGGGCGGCCGCACTGTTCGCCGTGCTGGCCGGGCTGGGGCTGGCGCTGGCCTCCGGGGGTGACCGGCCGACGGCTGAGAAGGTCTCGCGAGTGCGGCGCACCACACTGGTGCGGTCGGGGGCGCTGGTCGTGCTCGGCCTGACGCTGGGGCTGGTCGACACGCCGGTCGCGATCATCCTGGCCTACTACGGGTTGCTGTTCCTGGTCGCGGTTCCGGTGCTGGCGCGGGGTCCTCGATCGCTCGCGGCGGCGGCTGTGCTCGGTGCGGTGGTGACACCGGCGATCAGCTACTGGCTGCGGGGCGCAGGTGGTCTGGACGAGCACTCCGGCAGCAATCTGTCCTGGCGCTCGCTCACCGATGTCACGTCGGTGGTCCGGCATCTGCTGCTGACCGGCTACTACCCCGTGCTCACCTGGACCACGTACCTTTTCGCGGGTCTGGCGATCGGCCGACTGGCCCTGCGGAAACCTCGCGTCGCCGGGGCCGTGGCCTCTACCGGTGCCGTTCTGGCCGCCGGGGCCTGGCTGGTGTCGGAGTTCGCCGTCCGGGCGGGCGGGGGCTTCGCCACGCTGGTGACCGGTGACCTGCTGAGCCGCTACTCCGCCGACGGGCAGACGCCGAACGACGGGTTCTACGGCACCACGCCGGTCAACGACCCGTGGTGGCTGCTCGTGCGGGTGGCCCACAGCGGCTCGATCACCGACCTGGTGCACACCACCGGCACGTCGATGCTGGTCATCGGCCTGACGCTGCTGGTCGTGCACGCTCTGGGCCGTCGCGGTGAAAGGCCGGCGATCGCGCGGGTACCGCTGCACATGCTGGCCGCCGCCGGCTCGATGACGCTGACGCTCTACTGCCTGCACGTGCTCGCGGTCGGGTTCAACAGCAGTGGCGACCTCGTGCCGCCGTGGCCCTACCTGGTGCTGAACGTGGTCGGGGCGATCGTCATCGCCCTGCTGTGGGGTGCGCCCCGGCGCCGCGGCCCGATCGAAGACATGATCGCGACGGCGGCGGCCGGGACGGTCACCAGCTACAGATAG
- a CDS encoding dihydrofolate reductase, which translates to MTLSLIWAQARGGVIGRDGDIPWHVPEDQANFRRLTRGCAVIMGRATWDSLPERFRPLPDRVNVVLTRDPSWKADGAVVAHTPHKARELAGDGDIWVIGGGAVYAEYLPAADQLVVTEVDLAPAGDTYAPETGSEWVPEPGDWLESRTGTRYRFITYRRR; encoded by the coding sequence GTGACGCTCTCCCTGATCTGGGCGCAGGCCCGTGGCGGGGTGATCGGGCGTGACGGCGACATCCCCTGGCACGTCCCGGAAGACCAGGCGAACTTCCGCCGTCTCACGCGGGGGTGCGCCGTGATCATGGGCCGCGCCACCTGGGACTCCCTGCCCGAGCGCTTCCGTCCCTTGCCCGACCGGGTCAACGTGGTGCTCACCCGCGACCCGTCGTGGAAGGCCGACGGCGCAGTCGTGGCCCACACTCCGCACAAGGCCCGGGAGCTGGCCGGTGACGGTGACATCTGGGTGATCGGCGGGGGAGCGGTCTACGCCGAGTACCTGCCGGCGGCCGACCAGCTCGTGGTCACCGAGGTCGATCTGGCCCCGGCCGGCGACACGTACGCCCCGGAGACCGGCTCCGAATGGGTGCCGGAACCCGGTGACTGGCTGGAGTCACGAACGGGCACCCGGTATCGCTTCATTACCTACCGTCGCCGGTAG
- the eutC gene encoding ethanolamine ammonia-lyase subunit EutC: MTDFWDELRATTQARIGLGRAGDGMPTSRVLEFRLAHAVARDAVHDPLDVDALVGELVRSGVCAGMKDDVGTGAVGPPVVDGEPGRARPGARLGAPVVVTSRAANRAEYLRRPDRGRLPRDLSGLPSTGADVGFVLADGLSARALQTHGPALLEALVEVLPATFTLAPPVIATQARVGLGDHIGAALGVTTVLVLIGERPGLSVADSLGVYLTHHPEPGRPDSDRNCVSNIHSPGGLPYEAAARVVGGLIAGARQLGRSGVALKDTSREAAIVASTPDAALS, encoded by the coding sequence GTGACGGATTTCTGGGACGAGCTGCGCGCGACGACCCAGGCCCGGATCGGGCTCGGCCGCGCCGGTGACGGCATGCCGACATCGCGCGTGCTGGAGTTCCGGCTGGCCCATGCGGTGGCCCGCGACGCGGTGCACGACCCGCTGGACGTGGATGCCCTGGTGGGCGAGCTGGTGCGGTCGGGCGTCTGTGCGGGAATGAAGGACGACGTTGGCACCGGTGCGGTCGGCCCGCCGGTGGTCGACGGGGAGCCCGGGAGGGCTCGGCCCGGTGCTCGGCTCGGTGCTCCGGTCGTGGTGACGAGCCGCGCGGCGAACCGCGCGGAGTACCTGCGACGGCCTGACCGGGGCCGGCTGCCCCGAGACCTCTCGGGTCTGCCGTCGACCGGTGCGGACGTCGGATTCGTCCTGGCCGACGGTCTTTCCGCCCGGGCTCTGCAGACCCACGGCCCGGCCCTGCTGGAGGCGCTGGTCGAGGTCCTGCCCGCGACCTTCACCCTGGCCCCGCCCGTCATCGCCACCCAGGCCCGGGTCGGCCTGGGAGATCACATCGGCGCGGCCCTGGGCGTGACGACGGTGCTCGTGCTCATCGGTGAACGGCCCGGCCTGTCGGTGGCGGACAGCCTGGGCGTCTACCTGACCCACCACCCGGAACCGGGCCGGCCCGACTCCGACCGCAACTGCGTCTCGAACATCCACAGCCCGGGCGGTCTTCCGTACGAGGCCGCGGCCCGGGTGGTCGGTGGCCTGATCGCCGGTGCCCGTCAGCTGGGCCGATCCGGCGTGGCCCTGAAAGACACCAGCCGCGAGGCGGCGATCGTCGCGTCCACCCCGGACGCCGCCCTGTCATAG
- a CDS encoding GNAT family N-acetyltransferase — MASNVLVRPAHGGDPAVIGSIQARAWGLAYASLLPAPALAALNPEELTPVWREAVLRPPSPKHGVFVAVSDDLVIGFAAVAPSDDKDATEGVGSLGVLAVDPGYQRAGHGSRLLAAAVDHLRGHGLTSMTVWVPEADEPRATFFASAGMVADGARRSFAGTDGATVTEARYGADIAESSDA, encoded by the coding sequence ATGGCATCGAACGTCCTGGTCCGGCCCGCCCACGGCGGCGATCCCGCCGTCATCGGCTCCATCCAGGCCCGCGCCTGGGGGCTCGCGTACGCGAGTCTGCTGCCCGCGCCGGCCCTGGCCGCGCTGAATCCCGAAGAGCTCACACCGGTCTGGCGGGAGGCGGTGCTGCGGCCCCCCAGCCCGAAACACGGCGTGTTCGTGGCTGTCTCCGACGATCTGGTGATCGGCTTCGCCGCGGTCGCGCCGAGCGACGACAAGGACGCGACCGAAGGCGTCGGCTCCCTGGGTGTGCTCGCGGTCGACCCCGGGTACCAGCGGGCGGGGCACGGCTCCCGGCTCCTGGCGGCGGCGGTCGACCATCTGCGGGGTCACGGCCTGACCTCGATGACGGTCTGGGTACCCGAGGCCGACGAGCCCCGGGCGACCTTCTTCGCCTCCGCGGGCATGGTCGCCGACGGCGCCCGCCGCTCGTTCGCCGGCACCGACGGGGCCACGGTCACCGAAGCGCGCTACGGCGCAGACATCGCGGAGTCGTCGGATGCCTGA